Part of the Lolium rigidum isolate FL_2022 chromosome 6, APGP_CSIRO_Lrig_0.1, whole genome shotgun sequence genome, CAATATGTTCCTTCACTAACCGAAGTCTCGCGCCAATTCCAAGGAATAATCAATCAGTTTGGCACCCTCACCTGGATTGTTCGCCGTGAACCGTATCACGGCCCACCCGCCGCCGGACACGGCGACCGTGTTGCGCACCTGTGGGTTCACGAGGTTGAACGCACCCCTTTCTCTTGGGTCGAACCTCCCGAGCCCCTGCGCCAGCACGAAGAAATTGAACCCGTGCAGGTGGATCGGGTGGCTCTCTGTACCAAGGTTGTTTCTGTACGCCCTGCTCTGCAACACTACCTCCACCACTTCGTTGTACATTACCTTCATCACGGACGTCGCCTTCCTGGTCACTGGCACCGCCGGTGGAGACATCGGGAAGTCCTCGGAGTAAACGGCTGGAAGACCGTCGTATAGCGCCTCAAGGAGAGACACGTTCTTGGAGAACTGGAACGAGTACCCGTTCATGGATGCCACGAGCGCGAAATTCTGGCATTTCGTCTGGTCCGGCGCGCACGGCTCCTGGTCCAACCCGAACTCCACCACCAGGCTATGGTTCACCGTTGTTGGCACGGCCTGGTCGCCCGGCCGGGCAAGGCCGGTGAGAGACCAGTAGAAGGtaccggcggtgacgatgtcattgTGGGCCGGCATGGCTGGCATGGAGGCAACGGTGTTGTTCAGTGCCTTGGTGTACCTGATGATGCCCGTGGCGGTGCCGGTGTTGAAGGGTATCGAGACGGTCTTGCTGTCAAACACTTTGGCCACCATGTAGTACAGTCCTGGCGGCGCCGACGTGGTCATGAGGGCATCCACCGTTTGCCCTGGCGAGATCACGATGATATCGGTGGCGTATGGGTCGGTGTAGCTTGCATCGACGGCGACCACGGTGAAGTTGTGGCCAGCCAACTTGAAGAAGAGCTCAACATTGACAGCGGCGTTGATGATCCGGAGGAGGTATGTCTTGTTGGACGCCACCTCCATTTCGTAGACACCGGCACCTAATATATCCCGGTTTCAGGCAGTTAGGATTGAGCTGTGTTCAATTTCAATTATAAATTTTAAGCTAGGTCCGTGGAGTTCTACCTTTGCAGGGAGTCTGGTCCCCTGGCTTGCCGTTGATGGTGAGCGCGTCCGAAATAGCCGGTCCTAGGCCGGTCAAGTGCGCATCGATCTCAACATCGTTCACATTTTTGTTCCACCATTCGCCTATGAAAGAATTGTATACAAACATTTCATGGTAATTGGCAAATAAATACACTGGAGTAGGAACAATGTGCTTGCACTTAAACAGAAGTTTCtatttgtagttttttttttctgaaagggGGGCATTTTCCGATCACTGCATCGACCGACGCATACAACGTTTTATTGAGTTATTGAATAGCGTTTACAATTTGCCAATCACAACTGGTTGAATCATGAATGAACCACTTAAAAATAGCAAAACGGTACATGTGGCGTTAgacaaaagtttctttttttgCAGCTAAACAGAAGTTTGTTTAAATCCAATTGTATCATTTTTTAAAGCCAGTTGTATCATTTGCTTAAAgctaaacaagagtatatgtttgTGGAATCGCGTTAGCTTACATCATACCAAGTATTATTGGAATTTCTCCATACGGCACCGTGAACGGGTAGCCAGCAGTGCCATTTCTGGGCTTTATGATGAGCGCGCCGTGGATGGTGGCCCGGAGGAGCGAGGAatgggcgtgccaccacagggtTCCCTCCTGGCCCGTGATGTTGAATTGGTACGTGAAATTGCCAGAAGGCTGTATGGAGCAATCCGTTATCAGGTACGCCCCGTCGGCCCAGCCATTCAGCAATTGAAATATGCCGTGCCTGCAATTAACGAACAAATGATGATCCACTCGTTCGACGCCAAAACACGACCTAATTTGCaagcaggaggagcaggaagcTTTGAGACTTACCAATGGACGGATAATGAGTACGGCGATTCGTTCACAACGTGGACGACCACTGTATCTCCTTCGTTGGCCTCTATGGTCGGTCCGGGCAACTGCTTGTTCGCCGTGTATATCACACTCTTCGTGCAAAGCTGAGAGATGTTCATGGCACCCACCTGAATTAACATGGAATGTCCTCATGGTCACTTGTAGCTATGCTTAAGTATGGCCTGAAAGCTGCAACTGATATGTCAAACTAAAGCAGCTATTGGTACGAGAAACTTACGTTGAAGGTGTGCTCCACGACTGCCGCGCCGGCCATCGCCGTGCACAGAGTCAGCACGAGAGGCACGATCATGGCTACCGCCGGCTCCATGACCCAATTCCTGGGTAACAACTGGTGGAATAAACAAGCTACACTATAAGCTCCTGGCCTGGATGACCTTATATATATGCAGATACCCAGTTGCTACTAACTGGAACTCATCGTACCTGGAACAACTCTCGCTAGCGTCTAATGATCCAATTGATGACCCATAGCGTGAGAGCTTGTGCTAACGATGCCAGACTGCGACAGCAATATACAAAAAGTCAATAACGCTGCGCTATACTACCTTGTCGCATGCATGTACTACTTCAACAGTTACTTAGCCTTAGGTCGTGAGGGAGCTGTTTGAACTAAGATACCTCTTGCCGTCGTTTCCTTTTTGTTTTAAGCGCCCGCACTTTCTTCTCAGTACTTCGGTAGGAAAGTTCTACTAATAGACCAGATAGGATCATAGGCACCGCCCGTTTCACCCACGTCAAGTCGTCGGCGGTAGCGGGCGATTTCAAAGGATCAAAAGTGCCCGTCACAACCCTGTGAGCATTTGACTTGATCGTGATGGTTTTTATTAAGCAAAACATGATCATTTTTCAGTGCTGATGTTTCCCCAGGAAGTCTTATGGTTTGATTTAGTTACAAAACGCACAAGTGCgtcattcttcttctttttctttgtgaGGAAATCAGTGTACCATTCGGCCCGTGTGCATCTTCTTGCGTAGAGGCCAGTTATGATTCTTCGCCGATGTACTGCCGGGGCCTTTGATGATGCGATATAAAATTCTCTTTCTTAACTGCTATTTTTTTGGCCAAACCCAATGGTTGCATGGCCGCAAGCCAAAGAACATTGCTCCGCCTATCTttgcttttttttcgaaatggggaataaaaccccggcttctgcatcatgatgatgtacGCGGCCTTTTATTAAGATAAGAGTATTACAAAAGTTATTACATCTCAAGCGTTaccgaggattgatacaagaatcaaccatcgaaagaaaCAAAGCACCAATAGACTACAGAAAACTGTATCCATCAAAGTAGCCGCCAGCcagctggcacaagatatcctgagcgaccgtcaGAAGCCatgtgcatccagtaaccatagcatcccgctgtccctccggtgaCAGTAGAGCCCACAACTGAACCCAATGTGCCAtcgtatggataacctgcaaaaaatgaaaagattgttttttgttaaaaatgaTGTCATTCCCCGCCCTCCATATAGCCCAACATAAGGCCGAGACTCCAACCCGGatgaaagccttagattgtctatcaactccatttaaccaattgccaaacatatttgtaatattggtcggaggtggaagagcaaAGGTAAAAGTGACCGTGCACCAAAGTAATTTAGCTAAAGGGCAAGTGATGAAGAGGTGTTCAATAGTCTCCTGTTctccacagaaaacacattttgtacacccattccaccgTCTTTTAGCtaaactagatgacccgttgcgctatcgcgcaaatggcggaATCAAGTCAGAATTTAAACCATAAGTTCTACCTTATTTTAATATTAAGAATTAACTCGAAATTTAAGTACTTTAATATCTTGCGGACACAACATTCTATCAAGGTGCCATAGTAAGATATGACAATTTAGTACGATTTCGCACTAATATTTTCAGTTTTTATGTTTTTGTATAAGCTCCTCCACTAAATTATGGTTATTGTACCAAAAGAGGGAGCATTGTAAAAGAAACATGAAAGGATAATTACTAATTTCAAGATAAATGTATCTACTTCAAGACAAAAGAGTTGATACCACATTTTTTATGGTTAGAAGTGTCAATTTTGAAAGCATATCTGATATTGGGTTATGTGTGCGCTTCCACTTTTACGTTCTGATCGTGCTTGATGTACTAATATTGTTGTTAGGAAAAACACGGTGAAAGACATATTGGTGGTTCTCTTGAATCTTGTTCTACTAACGAAGAATATTTGAACCAATCAGTTGCAGGCATTATGAAAAGTATTTATGTTGTAGCATGTAACCAAACAAAATGACATACAATGGAAGacctttaaaaaaattgaagTGTAGTCTCAAGTATCAAATAAGTGATATAGTAATGATATAAATAATAGGTAGGATTCAAAGCATCGCATTCCCTTTGGAAATGAATCGCACTTCTGTTGAATGTAAGATCAATTCCCAAATTGCTCATTTGGGCAGCATTCGTGCAGGTGAGTGCTTATTTGAAACATATTCGTGTAGCTGAGTGCCAAGCTGAGTGCTAGAATCGATATGGAATTAGAAAGGGTGTGTCACTTACGCATATATGAGGGTTGGTCCTAAAATGATTGGGATAAATCGGCTCCTTGTTCTCCGTTGTCTTGAGAAGAGAATTCTAATTATTTTGTAATAGAGGTAAATAAATTAGTGGTGGTTATTAATTTTCGAGGCATATACTATAACCAATAATGCAAGGAAATAGAAAAAATGTCCCTAACGCCACTTGGGATGATGGTCCAATTTTCATACCGGCTCCATATAAGAAGGATTGAGATCAAAGCAGCTCCATATAAGAAATGGATTGAGATCAAAGCGTCCCCTAGAAAAAATAATGAAATCTCCTAAGCGGAATGATATAAAATTATTCATCTTGCATCACCACACTCCTTCCGCTTGACAGACGATCAACCAGATTCAGAGGATGAACATAGATCATAGAATACTCATGGGAAGGAGAAACTTCATAACTCCATAGCTCTTGGAGCGCATGCTTCCGACAAGTTTAAATGGTTCAACATTTCTAGCATATTTTTCGGCTTGTCACATACACATATGGAATCAGCATGACGCACCGAATGCTTA contains:
- the LOC124662788 gene encoding laccase-8-like, giving the protein MEPAVAMIVPLVLTLCTAMAGAAVVEHTFNVGAMNISQLCTKSVIYTANKQLPGPTIEANEGDTVVVHVVNESPYSLSVHWHGIFQLLNGWADGAYLITDCSIQPSGNFTYQFNITGQEGTLWWHAHSSLLRATIHGALIIKPRNGTAGYPFTVPYGEIPIILGEWWNKNVNDVEIDAHLTGLGPAISDALTINGKPGDQTPCKGAGVYEMEVASNKTYLLRIINAAVNVELFFKLAGHNFTVVAVDASYTDPYATDIIVISPGQTVDALMTTSAPPGLYYMVAKVFDSKTVSIPFNTGTATGIIRYTKALNNTVASMPAMPAHNDIVTAGTFYWSLTGLARPGDQAVPTTVNHSLVVEFGLDQEPCAPDQTKCQNFALVASMNGYSFQFSKNVSLLEALYDGLPAVYSEDFPMSPPAVPVTRKATSVMKVMYNEVVEVVLQSRAYRNNLGTESHPIHLHGFNFFVLAQGLGRFDPRERGAFNLVNPQVRNTVAVSGGGWAVIRFTANNPGMWFMHCHLDAHLPLGLGMVFEVLNGPAPNLLPPPPLGYPKCY